The sequence ACATTTTTAGCTCTTAACTCCTTTAAAAACGCGCTTACAACGGCTATTATCTCCTCGTTAAAGAGCATGCCAACCTTCACAGCATCTATATCAAGCTCGGATAACACCATCTCAAACTGCGCTTTCACCATACTTGCTGACATCGCAAGCACGCTGCTAACGCCATTTGTGTTTTGCGCGGTCACGGCTGTGATGACGCTTGCGCTAAAGCAGCCAAATGCCTCGCAACTTTTTATGTCCGCCTGAACGCCTGCACCGCCGACGCTGTCACTTCCAGCAACTATCAAAACATTTTTTTTATTCACCCACACACCCACTTATCTCTTTTACGTCAAAAGGGTCTTTGACCTGCCATGAAAGTGCGTATTTCTCGATACTTTTCTTGATCGCACTCACCAAATAATCAATATCCTCAAAGGTATGCGTATAGTGAAGGCTAACCCTCACCCAGCCTGGCTTATGGGTGAAATTTGGATCCTCTTTTAGCCCCAAAAGATCGTGTCCGTATGAGCCTGCGCACGAACAGCCAGCACGTGTTTGTATGCCATACTCTTTGCTTAAAATTTTTGAAAGCTCGTATGGAGCTACGTTTTTTACATTAAATGAAAATATCGCAAGGCGCTTTAAATTTGCCGGGCAGTAGCTAACTAGCTCTGGGATCTCCCTTAGCCTTTGGCAAAAGTATTCGCTAAGCTCGCTCTCGTTTTCGTAGATAGTCGCAAGCCCTATCTCTTCTCTTAGTTTATAAGCTAAATTTGCCCTTATAAGCCCCAAAATAGGCGGTGTACCAGCCTCTTCAAGTGCCTCTTGATCCTTTAAAAATATATGGTAGTTTTTGCTCACATAGCTTACCGTGCCACCACCTGCAAAGCTTGGTACATCGTCATTTGCTAGCACTTTTTTGATTGCCAGTAGCCCACAGCTACCAACTCCGCCAAGAAGCTTATGCGGCGAGATAAAGAGCGCGTCAAAGTAGTCGCAGTCTAAATTTGCATAGGCGCTAAGGCTTGCCACGTCAAATGCCACGATGCCGCCAAATTTCTTAACAAGCGTGTAAATTTGCTTGTAGTCGCTTATGACGCCTGTGACGTTTGAGGCTGCGCTAAAGCTAGCGATGATCTCGCGCCCTGCATTTATCTTTAAAATTTGCTCCAAGTGAGATAGGTCGATGCTGCCGTCTTTTGCAAGTCTGATGCGCTCAACCTCGCAAAGCGCCTCTTTAAAGCTGATCTCATTTGAGTGGTGCTCGTATGGGCCAAGGATGACTAGCGGCGAGCTATCATCAATCTTTAGGTTATACCTTTTTTTGGTAGCTGGAGGCACGTAAAGCCCCAAAAGCTCTTGAAATTTCTTGATCGCACCAGTGGCGCCGTATCCTGTGGCTATAAGATAAAAGCTATCATCAAGCCCTAAAAATCGCTTTAGTTCGCTCCTAGCGCTATCATACAAAAGCTGCATTTTATAGGCATTTGAGGATGTTAGCGAGTGGGTGTTGGCGTAGGTTTTTAAGATATCAGCGACCTCGTTCTCGATAGGCTTATACGCAAGCCCAGAGGCAGTGTAGTCGAAGTAATGTATCCCTTTTTTTAAAATAATATCTCTTCTAATGTGCTCTAAATTTACCAACTTTAGCCTTTTAGTTTTTGCGTGATTATAATTAAAATTTTCTAAAAATATGCTACAATCCACCACACAAAGGATACGAAATTTTAGCCATAAAATCGACATTTGAGCGGATGAAGCACCTTGGTATTGCTGAAGTTATAAAATTTCATCTTGTTTTTGATGACTTTTTATTAAAGGGCTCATACTACGATGTTTTTGAGGCGATCAGGGCTGAAATTTTAGATGATTATAAAAATTTGATGGCTAGGTTTTACTTTGACGAGGACAGCGACGAGGCCATCAAAATGGCTCTCATTAAGCTTGCTAGAAGCGACAGGAAGAAATTTAGCGTAAATAAAATTTTGCCCCAAAGCATGACAAATAGGGTCTATGCGAAGCTTTTTAGCAAGGATTTTTTAGTGCTTGAAAAGAGCCAAGAAAAGCCACGAGTAAAAAACAAACGTCAAATTTTAAAAAAGAGCGAGCGAGCTTATAAGATAGAGGATAAAATTCATTTTAATAGCCATTTTTCAAGGTTTTGGTTTAGGTTTATTGAGCCAAATTTAAGCCTTTTAAAAGAGGGTAGGAGTGAAGAAATTTTAGAGCTTATAAGAAGAGAATTTGACGAGTACGCAAGCCTTGGATTTGAGCTTTTAAGCGGCGAGCTAATGGCTAAAAAGCTTGGGCTTGATGGCATTTTGTTAAGCTCATTTTGGAGCAAAAATATAGAGCTAGACATGCTTTTTAGCATAAATGGCAAGATAATAGTCGGCGAAGCAAAATATAAAGAGCGAAAAATTTGCAAAAATGTCTTAAATTTAGTCCTTCACAAGTGCGAAAGACTAGGCATAAAGCCTGATATCGTGGCGCTTTTTTCAAAAAGTGGCTTTAGCAACGAGCTTTTGGGCTTAAAAGATGAGCGGCTTAGGCTTTATGAGATAAAAGATTATGAGGAGTTGCTGTGAGTGATATCGATATACAAAATGGCCTAAAAAGCCTAATAGAGCAGACTTATCTGATAGAGCGTGAGTATAAAAATTTGACCGCTTCTTATATGGGACTGCAAGATTTTATAAAAGATATCGTAGAAATTTTGCCAAATGCCATTTGGGTGCTTGATCAAAATGATGAAATTTTCTTGCAAAACTCAGAGGCGCAAAAGCTTGGTAAAGCGCTAAATTTCATCCCAAAAGATGAGGGCGAGCTAAACTTTGGCTCACAAATTTATCTAGTAAAAAAGGTGGTCAAAGACGATAAAAAGATCATCTCAGCTACCGACATAACGCAAGAAAAACGCACCGAGCGCCTAGCCTCAATGGGTCAAGTAGCAGCGCACCTAGCTCACGAGATAAGAAACCCCATAGGCTCTATCTCACTTTTAAACTCCACGCTTTTAAAAAGGGCTGAGCCAAAAATTTTGCCTATCGTCGAGCAGATACAAAAGGGTATTTGGCGGGTTGAGCGCATCATCAAAGCCACACTTCTTTTTACAAAAGGGCTTAGCATCACGCCAAAGGAATTTAACTTTTTAGACATCAAAAGCGAGTGCGAGGAGGCGCTTAAATTTTATGAATATTCAAAAGAGATAAGTTTTGAGCTAAATTTCCCTGACGCCTTTTATTGTGGCGACTTTGACCTCATCGCGATGGTCTTTCAAAACATTTTATTTAACGCGATCGATGCTATCGAAGAGGACGAAAACGACGAAGGCGTGGTGAGACTAAGTTACGAAAAGACGCCAAATGAGCATAAATTTATAGTCTATGACAGTGGCGTTTCTATCAAAAATGAAAATATCGTCTTTGAGCCGTTTAAGACGAGTAAACTAAAGGGCAATGGCCTGGGACTGCACCTTTGCTTGCAGATCATCGAGGCGCACAAGGGCAGCATAGAGATAACCCTTGAGCCAAAGACATTTTGTATAAATTTACCTATAAAGGAGAAGTGATGAGTGAAATTTTAGATGAGCTAAATGCGTGGCAAAATGGCCTAAAGGCGCTTAAATTTAGTGAAATTTTTAAAAATGGCAGCGAAAAAGTGGTCTTTATAAGCGTTGATATGATAAATGGCTTTTGCTCTGAAGGCGCACTAGCTAGCAAGCGTGTGGGCGAGTTAGCAAGCCATATAGCAGATACTTTTAGGCTGGCAAGAGAGAAATTTGACCTTAAAAACTACATCCTCATCCAAGATGCTCATGAACCAAATTCAGCTGAGTTTGCGAGCTTTCCAGCTCATGCTTTAAAAGGGCAAGATGAGGCAGAGGCAGTTGATGAGCTACGAAATTTAGACTTTTTTAGCGAGATGAAAATTTTTTACAAAAACTCACTTAGCATCGCTTACTCGCAGGAGTTTAATAAATTTATAAGTAAATTTGATAGCTTTGTCATCATGGGCGACTGCACCGATATGTGCATCTATCAGCTTGTCTCTCACCTAAGACTTAGCGCAAATGAGCAAAATTTAAAAAGAGAGATCATCGTGCCAGCAAATTTGGTGCAAACCTACGATGCGCCAGGGCATAGTTGGGATTTTTATCAAAATGTATTTTTACATCACATGCAAATGGCGCTAAATGCACGTGTGGTAAAAGAGCTAGAAATTTAGCCATATATTTATATTAAAAACAATTATCAAGTTATAAAATTTAGCGCTTATCTATCGTATTAATATAATTAATAACGCAGATTTGCGCTAATATTTAGATCTATTTATTTAAATTTATTTTCTAAGTAAAATATTTTTAGGTTACATTTTTACAATATATTTGACATTAATTATCAATATAGTTATAATCACTCTCAAATTTTAAAACTAAGAGGCATTATGGAACTTTTAAAACACAACATTGACTATATAATCATTGGGATTTTGGGCGTTATGAGCTTTTTTGTGCTTTGGTATACGATCGAGCGTATCATTTTTTACTCACGCGTCGATATAAATAGCTACAAAAGCATCGAAGAGCTCGATGAGGCGCTAACAAAAAATTTAACCACGCTTTACATCATCTACTCAAATGCCCCATATATCGGACTTCTTGGCACAGTTGCTGGCATCATGATCACGTTTTACGACATGGGTATGGCTGGTGGCATCGATACAAAAAGTATCATGATCGGCCTATCTTTAGCGCTAAAAGCGACCGCATTTGGCCTACTTGTGGCGATACCTACGCTCATGATCTACAATGGCTTTGTTAGAAAAGTCGATGTCATGATAAATAGATACAAGGCCGAAAATGCGTCTAAATAAAAAAGATGGGCTAAATATCGTCCCATTTATCGATATCATGCTCGTTTTGCTAGCCATCGTGCTAAGCATCTCGACCTTTATCGCCCAGGGCAAGATCGCAGTCGATCTACCAAGCGCCAAAAGCGCACAGCAGGATAAAGAGGATGAGAAAAAAGTGAGCGTCGTTATCGATAAAGATAATAAATTTTTCATAGACGATGTGGAAATTTCAGAAGATGAACTGAAAGATAAGCTAAATGCTGTGGATATAAAAACCTTAATCGAACTAAAAAGCGACAAAAACGCTAAATTTGAGAGCTTTGTGAAGGTCATAGATATATTAAAAGAAAAGGGACACGAAAACTTTGCAATCCAAACAGTCTCTGAGTAAAATTTCAAACTATAGTGGCTTAGCAGTATCGGCGATAGTGCATGTAGCAGCGGCTTATTTTTTGCTTTCACATAATTTTAGTGAGATAAATATAGGCGAGCAAAAACCTATAAAAATAGCTCTAAATTCATTCACTCCAGTGCCGCAAACTACGGCTCCGCAGATAGCCGAGCAAGTGCTAATACCTGAGCCAACACCCCCAGCTCCACCGCCACCACCTCAGCCACCAAAACCAGAACCTAAGCCGGAGCCAAAAATAGAGCCAAAGCCACTACCAAAACCAGAGCCAAAAAAGATAGAAAAGCCTAAACCTGAGCCAAAAAAAGTGGAGAAAAAGCCGCTGCCAAAGCCTGAGCCTCGCCCTGAGCCTAAAATCGAGCCAAAGGTGGAGCCAACACCTGCTACCACTGCGCCATCTCCTGCCGCGACCCCAGCACCTGTTGTAAATTCAAATTTACCAGCAAATAACAAGTCTATCGCCGCAGCTCCAGCTCAAAAAGTAGCCCAAGAGTTAAATTTATCAAACGCGCAAAGCGATGAGGATTTTAGCAAGGTCATAGCGGCTGTGAAAAAGCATAAAAACTACCCAAATAACGCTAGAAGGATGAAGCATCAAGGCGTTGTTGAAGTTAGATTTCTGCTTAAAACAGACGGCAGCATAGACGAGCTAAAGGTTACTAAAAGTTCAGGCTTTGAGTTGCTTGACAATGGTGCTTTAGAAAATGTCAAAAAAGCAAGCTCTGAGTTTCCAAAGCCAAAAGAAGCTCGCTATCTTCGCTTCCCTATAGCGTTTACATTAAGATAAATTTTAAGCTCATTTGAGCTTAAAATTTCTACATCAAGTGTTTAGATCAGGATAGTCCCAGCAGTTAAATTCAGTGCTCAAGTCGTCATTTTCTTGCCCTTTGCAGCATAGCCACTCAAGTCCTGCTCGCCTCTCCATAACGACCTCTTCGTCAAGTCCAGCCACCTTTTTGCCATTTACCCTTGCATCTACGCAGGCCCAGTGATAGCGATAAACTAGATCAAGCTTGCTTAAAATTTCATCCATGCTGCGAAGCTTTGAGCGGCTTTTTAGCCCGCCCTCTCTAAAGACATTCATCACAAACTCACAGTCGCAAATTTTATCCATCTGACCGATATCTTCTGCTATACCAAGCGCCCAAAGCAAGATCCAAAGCGACTCATATTTCCAGCCCATATTCACAGCCGTGTCTATATCGGCTCTATCTTCAACGACCTCTTTTTCTTTTACGCTAAGTCCTTCGTAAGCATCACCTAAAAAGCTCTTTGCCCAAGCCATATTTTCTTTGCCCAAAGAGCCCTCATCACGGATCGTGCAAGCGCACATGATCGCTGTAAATGAGCAAACTGCACGCTTTACTATCTCGTCAATATCTCTTGGCGTAACCTCGCTATTTTCATAGCGAAGTGGCAAGCTCTCAAGCACCGCCACGCCCTCTTTTTTTAAAATTTTTATGTTCTCATCTTTTCTTTGTTGTGCTGTTTTTGGCATATCCACACCTCCTTTAAAAATATCAAACACTCCCATTTTCTACCCAAAAAACTCGGCGTTAAATTTATCTTCGTCAAAATTTTTGCCCAAAAATTTACAAATTTCCTCCATATCAGCCCTCGCCGTTTCAAAACAGCTAGTAGCCCCTGGACTTGGCGTCATATTAAAGCTTATGCCCTCGCCTGTGCTGATCTTGCCCTCGCCAAGCTCTAGTCTTTTTTTATTGCGGTCGATCACCTGCGGCCTTACACCACCAAAATTTACAGCGTAGCTTAGGTCATTTTCGCTTAGGCTTGGCACGATCTTTCTAGCGTCTTTAACAAATTCTTTTTTGTTGATAAATGGCACTTCAAACAAGAAATTTCTTAGTATATAGGACCTTATATCCTCGTCTTTTAGTAAATTTGTAAAGACTTCAAGGACGTTTTTGTCAAATTTTAGGCACTTTAAAAAGTCAAAAAAGCTAGAACAGCCGTGAAATCTCTCAAGCTTTGGTATGACAAGGGCAGTTGGGCCAAAGCGAGTGTTGCCATTGGCTAGGATATCTGGATCGCCGTGGAGTGCGGCAAATGGTAGCTTGTCGTTTTGCACCATATAGACTTTGCCGTTTAGCAGGCGCTTATTCGCGAAATAAAAGCTTCCAGCAACTGGCAGCGTGCTAAGATGTAGCCCACAACCCATCTTGTGAGCTAAAAATAGCGAGTGCGCTCCAGCATCGACTACGACGTAGTTTGCAGTGATCACTTCGCCGTCATTTATCTTGATGTGAAATGTATCGCCCACCTTTTTCATATCAGTCACTTCTGAGCTTAGGCTGATCTCATAGCCATCTCCGCCTAAATTTAGTGCATTTTGAACGAGCGAATTTGCCACGCCACCAAAGTCCATCGTCGTATACTGGCCATTTTGCGTGCCAATAGCGATGATATTTTCTGGGCGCTCATTGCCATTTGCGTCAAAAACGACATTTGGCTCGATCTGCTTTAACTTCTCTTTGTCATAAATTTCAAGATAAGCAAATAGCTCTTTAAAGCTCTCATATCGCTCCTTGATGCGCTCTACTTCGGCATCTCCGATGGCTAGCGTCATCTTTTGATGAGCGAACATATATTTACCATCTAAGTTGTATTTTAGAGCGTATTTTACTGGCATATTTGCCACTTGTGAGACTTTTTTTGCCTTTTCTAGCGTGTAGTTTGTCTCGATATCGCCGCAGTGGATGGTCTGTGAGTTGCCCTTGCCACTTGAATTTAGCGTCGCTACGCCGTCATATTTTTCTAAAAGTGCGACCTTTTTTATATCGCTAAATGCAGCCAACTCGTAAAAGAGTGCCGTCCCGCTAATACCCGCTCCAACAATTGCCACTTCAAAGTGCTTTTGCCTCATTTTATCCCCTGAAAGTTTAGTCGCACAAATGATACTATATTAAATTTAAATCAAACAGCAAAAAGCGAGGCGTGAAAAATAGGCTGTGTAAAAGTGAAATTTGGCAAGGCTCTCACCTTGCCATTAAGCTAAAATTTATAAGAGACATTTACCTTGAAATTTCTGCCTGGCTCCCAATCTACGTAGTTTGAATCGCCTGTGTAATCTGCCATCCTTTGTGATTGCGAAGCGTATGCTTTGTTAAAGAGGTTGTAAATTCCAGCATTTATCTCAAGGCCTTTAAATTTACCGCTGCTTGGCGCATAGGTAGTGTAGATGTCGCTAACTGCGTAGCTTGGTATCTTAGCGCTCTTATCATTGCCAGCTGAGACGGTATTTTTCGAGGCAAAGTAGATTAGGTTGTAGCCTATTAGCGTATCGATGCTAGAAAATGCGTACTCTGCGTTAAATGTGTATTTATCGCCCTGATCTCGGTAGCCGATGACGTTTGAAGCGTAGTAGCCGCCTGTTGAAGTATTTACAACTCTATCTTTATATTTTACATTTTGATGAGTGTAGCTAGCAGCTAGGCTTAGTGCGTCTAAATTTAGCCTTGCAAGTAGCTCAACGCCGCTTATATCAGCCCCGCCAGCATTTTTTCTAATCATTATCGGATTTGTTCTACCACCTGCTGCGTTATTATCGACTATTAAATTTTTATATTTTGTCATGAAATATTTTGCAGAGAGGTTATATGAGCTAGCTTCATTTATATCGCCGTGGTATTTAAGACCAGTTTCGTAGCTGTTGCCAGTTGTAGGTTTCAGATCTTTGTTTGCTTCCCAGCTTCTGCTTCCACCTGCCATCATCGACTCCATAACGTCAGGCCCTCTAAAGACTCTTGCATAGCTTGCAAATGCGTTAAGCCCTTTAAATATCTCATAATCAAGCGCAAGCGCTGGGGTAAATTCGTTAAATTTATAGGTATAGCTCTTTACATTTCCAGCTCTGCCGTCGTAGCTTTTTAGCTCATGGTGAGTATATCTGATACCTGGAGTGATAGTTAGCGAGCTAAAATTTAGCGCATCTTCTGCGTAGATAGAGTAGTTATTTACCTTTTCTGGGTAGTGATTATCTGGTTTGTTGAAATTTTTACTTTGGTAAAACTCAGCGCCGTATCTAAGCGTCTGTGTCAAAGCACCACTCTCGACTACACTTTTAGCCTTTGCGTTTATGCCGTTTGTTTTTACGCCTAAAATTTTTAAGACTGGGTCATCTTTTTTATGCTCGGTATTGTATACCGTTACATCTAAATTTAGAAGATCACTTGGTTTATACTCGTATTTTAGCGTTGTAGTATCACGTTCATATTTGCGGTAGTCGTCGGCATTTTGTTTATCGTGCCAGCTACCAAATTCTGCTCTAAATGGATAAATGCCTTTAAATTCATTATGCTCTCTTGAGATAGAAATTCTATGTGCATCAAGGAAGCTATAGCCAAGCTTTAAAAGATAGCTAAGATCGTTTCCGTCGCCGCCTATCTTTCTTTTGTTGCCACTTTTGCCGTAGTCGTAGCCCTTGTGATTAATAGCAGCTATAAAATCAAGCCCTTCAACTGGTGCAGTAAAGAGCATAAGGCCTTGAGAAAATTCGCTGTTATTTGAGGCGTATCCAGTCTTTATCTTTGCACCGATCTTCTCGCCGCTTTCTAGCAAGTCTTTTGCATCGACCGTTTTAAAGGCGACTGAGCCACCAAGCGCGCCTGAGCCATTTACGACTGACCTTGAGCCAACCTCAACGTCGATAGCTTTTATGAGATCAGGATCGATCAGCAAGTCGGCGTTATGGTGAAAAGTATTTCCATTTTGTTTCGCGCCATCTATCGTGATATTTAGACCGCGGTCACTTACGCCTCTCATATAAATTTTTTGATTCATGCCGTTTGTGCCGCCCACATAGACGCCAGGGATGTCCCTCATCACGTCTTTTGCTAGGCCAGCGTTTCTAGTTGAAATTTTGATATCATCAACGCCGTATCCACCGCTGCTACTTGTCACCTCAACACCGCTTAGCACGCTCTCGTCTGCTGCGTTTGCACAAACTGCCACGCTTGCTGCAAAGAGAGAGCTTAAATAAGCCCTTAAATCTCATCTCTCCTCCTAGTTTGATTATTAAAATTACTATTTTAGTTTATAGTCTAATTTTGAAATTGAATATTATAATTTTAAATATAAATTTCAGGTAAAAATTTAAAATAAATGCGATTTTATAGCTATGAAAATATAAATTTGTATTTGTTGTGTAGAAAAAATAACAAGTAAATTTTGGATATTTTGTTTAAGAAAAGTGAAATTTGGCAAGGCACTCACCTTGCCGTAAATTTTAGTATGCCCTTTTATAGGCGTTTTCTATTTTGTCATTTTCGCCAAATTCTTTCATGGCGCCAAAAGCAAAATATGGGTTGCGCAGTAGCTCTCTGCCAAGCGCCACGCCGTCGCAAACATCGCCAAGCAGCAACGCCTCACACTCGCTTGCCTTTGTGATGAGACCGACTGCGATAACTGGGATTTTGACTGCATTTTTCACCGCTTTTGCGTAGCCAGCCTGATAAAGAGGCGTAAATTTAGGCGCATTATCAACTTTTGCATAGACTCCGCCAGCTGAGACGTGGATGAAGTCAGCCCCAT is a genomic window of Campylobacter concisus containing:
- the exbB gene encoding TonB-system energizer ExbB; this translates as MELLKHNIDYIIIGILGVMSFFVLWYTIERIIFYSRVDINSYKSIEELDEALTKNLTTLYIIYSNAPYIGLLGTVAGIMITFYDMGMAGGIDTKSIMIGLSLALKATAFGLLVAIPTLMIYNGFVRKVDVMINRYKAENASK
- a CDS encoding sensor histidine kinase; the encoded protein is MSDIDIQNGLKSLIEQTYLIEREYKNLTASYMGLQDFIKDIVEILPNAIWVLDQNDEIFLQNSEAQKLGKALNFIPKDEGELNFGSQIYLVKKVVKDDKKIISATDITQEKRTERLASMGQVAAHLAHEIRNPIGSISLLNSTLLKRAEPKILPIVEQIQKGIWRVERIIKATLLFTKGLSITPKEFNFLDIKSECEEALKFYEYSKEISFELNFPDAFYCGDFDLIAMVFQNILFNAIDAIEEDENDEGVVRLSYEKTPNEHKFIVYDSGVSIKNENIVFEPFKTSKLKGNGLGLHLCLQIIEAHKGSIEITLEPKTFCINLPIKEK
- a CDS encoding FAD-dependent oxidoreductase, encoding MRQKHFEVAIVGAGISGTALFYELAAFSDIKKVALLEKYDGVATLNSSGKGNSQTIHCGDIETNYTLEKAKKVSQVANMPVKYALKYNLDGKYMFAHQKMTLAIGDAEVERIKERYESFKELFAYLEIYDKEKLKQIEPNVVFDANGNERPENIIAIGTQNGQYTTMDFGGVANSLVQNALNLGGDGYEISLSSEVTDMKKVGDTFHIKINDGEVITANYVVVDAGAHSLFLAHKMGCGLHLSTLPVAGSFYFANKRLLNGKVYMVQNDKLPFAALHGDPDILANGNTRFGPTALVIPKLERFHGCSSFFDFLKCLKFDKNVLEVFTNLLKDEDIRSYILRNFLFEVPFINKKEFVKDARKIVPSLSENDLSYAVNFGGVRPQVIDRNKKRLELGEGKISTGEGISFNMTPSPGATSCFETARADMEEICKFLGKNFDEDKFNAEFFG
- a CDS encoding cysteine hydrolase family protein gives rise to the protein MSEILDELNAWQNGLKALKFSEIFKNGSEKVVFISVDMINGFCSEGALASKRVGELASHIADTFRLAREKFDLKNYILIQDAHEPNSAEFASFPAHALKGQDEAEAVDELRNLDFFSEMKIFYKNSLSIAYSQEFNKFISKFDSFVIMGDCTDMCIYQLVSHLRLSANEQNLKREIIVPANLVQTYDAPGHSWDFYQNVFLHHMQMALNARVVKELEI
- a CDS encoding DUF4272 domain-containing protein; this encodes MPKTAQQRKDENIKILKKEGVAVLESLPLRYENSEVTPRDIDEIVKRAVCSFTAIMCACTIRDEGSLGKENMAWAKSFLGDAYEGLSVKEKEVVEDRADIDTAVNMGWKYESLWILLWALGIAEDIGQMDKICDCEFVMNVFREGGLKSRSKLRSMDEILSKLDLVYRYHWACVDARVNGKKVAGLDEEVVMERRAGLEWLCCKGQENDDLSTEFNCWDYPDLNT
- a CDS encoding DUF234 domain-containing protein translates to MKHLGIAEVIKFHLVFDDFLLKGSYYDVFEAIRAEILDDYKNLMARFYFDEDSDEAIKMALIKLARSDRKKFSVNKILPQSMTNRVYAKLFSKDFLVLEKSQEKPRVKNKRQILKKSERAYKIEDKIHFNSHFSRFWFRFIEPNLSLLKEGRSEEILELIRREFDEYASLGFELLSGELMAKKLGLDGILLSSFWSKNIELDMLFSINGKIIVGEAKYKERKICKNVLNLVLHKCERLGIKPDIVALFSKSGFSNELLGLKDERLRLYEIKDYEELL
- a CDS encoding TonB-dependent receptor domain-containing protein, producing the protein MAVCANAADESVLSGVEVTSSSGGYGVDDIKISTRNAGLAKDVMRDIPGVYVGGTNGMNQKIYMRGVSDRGLNITIDGAKQNGNTFHHNADLLIDPDLIKAIDVEVGSRSVVNGSGALGGSVAFKTVDAKDLLESGEKIGAKIKTGYASNNSEFSQGLMLFTAPVEGLDFIAAINHKGYDYGKSGNKRKIGGDGNDLSYLLKLGYSFLDAHRISISREHNEFKGIYPFRAEFGSWHDKQNADDYRKYERDTTTLKYEYKPSDLLNLDVTVYNTEHKKDDPVLKILGVKTNGINAKAKSVVESGALTQTLRYGAEFYQSKNFNKPDNHYPEKVNNYSIYAEDALNFSSLTITPGIRYTHHELKSYDGRAGNVKSYTYKFNEFTPALALDYEIFKGLNAFASYARVFRGPDVMESMMAGGSRSWEANKDLKPTTGNSYETGLKYHGDINEASSYNLSAKYFMTKYKNLIVDNNAAGGRTNPIMIRKNAGGADISGVELLARLNLDALSLAASYTHQNVKYKDRVVNTSTGGYYASNVIGYRDQGDKYTFNAEYAFSSIDTLIGYNLIYFASKNTVSAGNDKSAKIPSYAVSDIYTTYAPSSGKFKGLEINAGIYNLFNKAYASQSQRMADYTGDSNYVDWEPGRNFKVNVSYKF
- a CDS encoding energy transducer TonB, whose amino-acid sequence is MHVAAAYFLLSHNFSEINIGEQKPIKIALNSFTPVPQTTAPQIAEQVLIPEPTPPAPPPPPQPPKPEPKPEPKIEPKPLPKPEPKKIEKPKPEPKKVEKKPLPKPEPRPEPKIEPKVEPTPATTAPSPAATPAPVVNSNLPANNKSIAAAPAQKVAQELNLSNAQSDEDFSKVIAAVKKHKNYPNNARRMKHQGVVEVRFLLKTDGSIDELKVTKSSGFELLDNGALENVKKASSEFPKPKEARYLRFPIAFTLR
- a CDS encoding aminotransferase class V-fold PLP-dependent enzyme, with product MVNLEHIRRDIILKKGIHYFDYTASGLAYKPIENEVADILKTYANTHSLTSSNAYKMQLLYDSARSELKRFLGLDDSFYLIATGYGATGAIKKFQELLGLYVPPATKKRYNLKIDDSSPLVILGPYEHHSNEISFKEALCEVERIRLAKDGSIDLSHLEQILKINAGREIIASFSAASNVTGVISDYKQIYTLVKKFGGIVAFDVASLSAYANLDCDYFDALFISPHKLLGGVGSCGLLAIKKVLANDDVPSFAGGGTVSYVSKNYHIFLKDQEALEEAGTPPILGLIRANLAYKLREEIGLATIYENESELSEYFCQRLREIPELVSYCPANLKRLAIFSFNVKNVAPYELSKILSKEYGIQTRAGCSCAGSYGHDLLGLKEDPNFTHKPGWVRVSLHYTHTFEDIDYLVSAIKKSIEKYALSWQVKDPFDVKEISGCVGE
- the exbD gene encoding TonB system transport protein ExbD; the encoded protein is MRLNKKDGLNIVPFIDIMLVLLAIVLSISTFIAQGKIAVDLPSAKSAQQDKEDEKKVSVVIDKDNKFFIDDVEISEDELKDKLNAVDIKTLIELKSDKNAKFESFVKVIDILKEKGHENFAIQTVSE